In the Staphylococcus condimenti genome, one interval contains:
- a CDS encoding ATP-binding cassette domain-containing protein: protein MLTIQIEYQLRDHFIQLDINDDQPKIYAIRGPSGIGKTTVLNMIAGLRKADRAYIKMDDHLLTDTEHDVNVKIQERGIGYLFQDYQLFPNMTVMQNITFMAKPSEHIDELMRQLNIVHLTKQYPARLSGGESQRVALARALSTRPDILLLDEPFSSLDDATKEESMHLVKRMFDDWQIPIIFVTHSNYEAEQLADEIITIGS, encoded by the coding sequence ATGCTTACCATCCAAATTGAATATCAACTGCGTGATCATTTTATTCAACTAGATATTAATGACGATCAACCGAAAATTTATGCAATCAGGGGACCATCTGGTATCGGCAAAACCACTGTGCTGAATATGATTGCAGGATTGCGTAAAGCAGACCGAGCATACATTAAGATGGATGATCATTTATTAACAGATACTGAACACGATGTGAATGTTAAAATTCAAGAACGCGGTATCGGATATCTGTTCCAAGATTATCAGCTCTTTCCAAATATGACAGTCATGCAGAATATTACTTTTATGGCCAAACCCTCAGAACATATAGATGAACTGATGCGTCAATTGAATATTGTGCATTTAACTAAACAATATCCTGCACGTTTATCAGGAGGAGAATCTCAGCGTGTAGCACTTGCTAGAGCATTGAGCACACGGCCTGATATCCTGCTTTTAGACGAGCCTTTTTCAAGTTTAGATGATGCTACGAAAGAAGAAAGTATGCATTTAGTTAAAAGAATGTTTGATGATTGGCAGATTCCAATTATTTTCGTTACACATTCAAACTATGAAGCTGAGCAGCTTGCAGATGAGATTATTACAATAGGTTCATAG
- a CDS encoding ThiF family adenylyltransferase → MNERYSRQILFKNIGVEGQEKISQKHVLIIGMGALGTHLADGLVRAGVRKLTIVDRDYIEFSNLQRQTMYTEQDAEEALPKVIAAKERLTEIRSDIEIDAYIEQVNAPFLEEHAQHVDLILDATDNFDTRLLVNDFAYKYNIPWIYGGVVQSTYIEAAFIPGQTPCFNCVMPQLPVINMTCDTVGVIQPAVTMTTSLQLRDALKILTDTSFTPKLTYGDIWEGTHYTFGFSRMFDSACTTCGPNPTYPHLHQTDQQYATLCGRDTVQYSNENITQEMLKQYLDAHHIHYHANPYMLRFEFNGHRIVSFSGGRMLIHGMTKPTEAIKLMNQLLG, encoded by the coding sequence ATGAATGAACGCTATTCACGACAAATATTATTTAAAAATATTGGAGTGGAAGGTCAAGAAAAAATATCGCAAAAGCACGTCTTGATTATCGGCATGGGAGCCTTAGGGACACACCTTGCTGATGGTTTAGTACGCGCTGGGGTGCGTAAATTGACTATCGTTGATCGTGATTATATTGAATTCAGCAATCTGCAGCGGCAAACAATGTATACAGAACAAGACGCTGAAGAAGCATTGCCTAAAGTAATTGCTGCAAAAGAAAGATTAACGGAAATACGAAGTGATATTGAAATTGATGCATATATCGAACAAGTAAATGCGCCATTTTTAGAAGAACATGCACAACATGTGGATTTAATATTAGATGCAACAGATAACTTTGATACGCGTTTATTGGTAAATGATTTTGCGTATAAATATAATATACCTTGGATATATGGAGGCGTCGTACAAAGTACGTATATAGAAGCGGCTTTTATTCCAGGTCAAACACCTTGTTTTAATTGTGTGATGCCACAATTGCCAGTCATTAATATGACTTGTGATACAGTAGGCGTCATACAACCAGCTGTTACAATGACAACAAGTTTGCAGTTAAGAGATGCTTTGAAAATACTGACAGACACATCCTTTACACCTAAATTAACTTATGGTGACATATGGGAAGGTACACATTATACATTCGGTTTCAGCCGAATGTTTGATTCCGCTTGTACGACTTGCGGACCGAATCCGACGTATCCTCATTTACATCAAACCGATCAGCAATATGCAACATTATGCGGAAGAGATACAGTACAATATAGTAATGAGAATATTACCCAGGAAATGTTGAAGCAATATTTAGATGCTCATCATATTCATTATCATGCGAATCCCTATATGCTTCGCTTTGAATTTAATGGACATCGTATTGTAAGTTTTTCAGGTGGAAGAATGTTAATTCATGGGATGACAAAGCCGACTGAGGCTATTAAATTAATGAATCAACTGTTAGGCTAG
- a CDS encoding MogA/MoaB family molybdenum cofactor biosynthesis protein — MTKNEHVNVKLDRDIQCAVLTVSDTRTPETDKGGNLAKELLSEINVEIKPEHYAIVKDDKQAITEQLQQWLAEDVDVIVTTGGTGIAQRDVTIEAVTPLLTKQIEGFGELFRYLSYAEDVGTRALLSRAVAGTVGEQLIFSVPGSTGAVKLALNKLIKPELNHLIHELTK, encoded by the coding sequence ATGACAAAAAACGAACATGTAAACGTTAAGCTAGATAGAGATATTCAATGTGCAGTGTTGACTGTATCAGATACGAGAACACCAGAAACAGATAAAGGCGGCAACTTAGCAAAAGAATTATTGTCTGAAATCAATGTAGAAATTAAACCAGAGCATTATGCAATTGTAAAAGATGATAAACAAGCGATTACAGAGCAATTACAACAATGGTTGGCTGAAGATGTAGATGTCATTGTCACAACAGGGGGTACAGGTATCGCACAACGTGATGTTACTATTGAAGCTGTAACACCATTGCTTACAAAACAAATTGAAGGCTTCGGTGAATTATTCAGATATTTAAGTTATGCAGAAGATGTCGGTACACGTGCATTACTTTCACGTGCAGTAGCAGGTACAGTCGGAGAACAGCTTATTTTCTCAGTACCAGGTTCAACTGGCGCAGTGAAACTTGCATTAAATAAACTCATCAAACCAGAATTAAACCATTTAATTCATGAATTGACGAAATAA
- the moaC gene encoding cyclic pyranopterin monophosphate synthase MoaC yields the protein MSEFTHINEQGNAKMVDVSEKEITKRTATAHSSITVNQDIYQQIVDHTNKKGNVLNTAQIAGIMAAKNTSTIIPMCHPLSLTGIDIAFEWDTTSSYTLNIEATVSTSGKTGVEMEALTAASATALTVYDMTKALDKGMVIGETYLLTKSGGKSGDYRRESK from the coding sequence ATGTCTGAATTTACTCATATCAACGAACAAGGTAATGCGAAAATGGTAGATGTTTCTGAAAAAGAAATTACGAAACGTACTGCTACCGCTCATTCAAGTATTACCGTCAATCAAGATATTTATCAGCAAATTGTCGATCATACAAATAAGAAAGGTAATGTGCTGAACACTGCACAGATTGCTGGAATTATGGCTGCCAAAAATACATCCACGATTATTCCAATGTGCCATCCGCTCTCACTTACTGGTATCGATATTGCCTTCGAATGGGATACAACATCTTCTTATACATTAAACATTGAAGCTACTGTTTCAACATCTGGTAAAACCGGAGTAGAGATGGAAGCCTTGACTGCTGCTTCCGCTACTGCTTTAACGGTTTATGATATGACCAAAGCTTTAGATAAAGGGATGGTCATCGGAGAAACATATCTTCTAACTAAATCCGGCGGCAAATCTGGCGACTATCGCCGAGAATCTAAATAA
- the glp gene encoding gephyrin-like molybdotransferase Glp encodes MPVEKRNPISVREAIKRVVEQDIETEVQNVPLNKSLGYVLAEDIVATYEIPRFNKSPYDGFALRSEDTVGASGDNRIEFEVIDHIGAGSVSDKTVGPNQAVRIMTGAEVPAGADAVVMLEQTKEGDHTFTIRKAFSHNENVSLKGEETEVGDVVLKKGQRINAGGIAVLATFGYTEVPVRKLPSAAIIATGSELLDVGDELEPGKIRNSNGPMIEGLLNQFGLDGEVYKIQEDDLESSIAVVKQAMETHDMVITTGGVSVGDFDYLPEIYKALDAEVLFNKVQMRPGSVTTVAVAQGKYLFGLSGNPSACYTGFQLFVKTGVLNMMGANEKFPQVVKATLMEDFKKANPFTRFIRSKATLNGMEATVVPSGFNKSGAVVAIAHSNSMVMLPSGTRGFHAGNIVDVILTETDVFEEELLL; translated from the coding sequence ATGCCAGTTGAAAAAAGAAATCCAATATCAGTTAGAGAAGCTATCAAGCGTGTAGTTGAACAAGATATTGAAACTGAAGTACAAAATGTGCCTTTAAATAAAAGTTTAGGTTATGTACTAGCAGAAGATATTGTAGCAACTTATGAAATTCCAAGATTCAATAAATCACCTTATGATGGATTTGCTTTGAGAAGTGAAGATACAGTTGGTGCAAGCGGAGATAATCGTATTGAATTTGAAGTGATTGATCACATCGGTGCAGGTTCTGTTTCAGATAAAACTGTAGGTCCTAATCAAGCTGTTCGAATCATGACAGGTGCAGAAGTTCCAGCAGGTGCAGATGCTGTGGTTATGCTAGAACAAACAAAAGAAGGCGACCATACATTTACAATCCGTAAAGCATTTTCTCACAATGAAAATGTGTCTTTAAAAGGTGAGGAAACAGAAGTTGGCGATGTTGTATTGAAAAAAGGACAACGTATTAATGCCGGCGGTATTGCAGTGCTTGCAACATTCGGCTACACAGAAGTTCCAGTTCGTAAATTACCTTCTGCTGCAATTATCGCAACAGGCAGTGAATTATTAGATGTCGGTGATGAATTAGAACCAGGTAAAATTCGTAATTCTAACGGACCTATGATTGAAGGCTTATTAAATCAATTTGGTTTAGATGGCGAAGTTTATAAAATTCAAGAAGACGACTTAGAAAGCAGTATTGCTGTCGTAAAACAAGCAATGGAAACACATGATATGGTCATTACGACTGGCGGTGTTTCAGTAGGTGATTTTGATTACCTTCCTGAAATATACAAAGCTTTAGATGCTGAAGTATTATTCAACAAAGTACAAATGAGACCAGGCAGTGTTACAACTGTAGCGGTTGCACAAGGTAAATATTTATTTGGTTTATCAGGAAATCCATCAGCTTGTTATACAGGTTTCCAATTATTTGTTAAAACAGGCGTATTGAATATGATGGGTGCTAATGAAAAATTCCCTCAAGTTGTGAAAGCAACTTTAATGGAAGATTTCAAAAAAGCCAACCCATTCACACGTTTTATTAGATCAAAAGCTACTTTAAATGGAATGGAAGCTACAGTTGTACCTTCAGGATTTAATAAATCAGGAGCCGTTGTAGCCATTGCACACAGTAATTCAATGGTGATGTTGCCAAGTGGTACAAGAGGATTCCATGCAGGTAATATAGTAGATGTGATTTTAACAGAAACAGATGTATTTGAAGAGGAACTATTACTATGA
- the mobB gene encoding molybdopterin-guanine dinucleotide biosynthesis protein B gives MILQIVGYKDSGKTTLLAETVKFLKNKGYRVVTIKHHGHGGEDITLQDNTVDHMKHFEAGADQSIVQGHELRETITRTSEASLSQIIDSAVTIEYDIILAEGFKNADYDKVVIYKNPEELSSLTALSHVQYKLPFQKLSDLEPFKNWLESWIDIKKDESE, from the coding sequence ATGATTTTACAAATTGTGGGATATAAAGATTCAGGCAAAACTACATTGTTAGCTGAAACGGTTAAGTTTTTAAAAAATAAAGGTTATCGTGTAGTGACAATCAAACATCATGGTCATGGTGGAGAAGATATTACATTGCAAGATAATACTGTGGATCATATGAAACATTTTGAAGCGGGAGCAGATCAAAGTATCGTACAAGGACACGAACTCAGAGAAACGATTACCCGCACGTCTGAAGCCTCTTTATCCCAAATTATTGATTCAGCTGTTACAATTGAATATGACATCATTTTAGCTGAAGGATTTAAAAATGCTGACTATGATAAAGTTGTTATTTATAAAAATCCTGAAGAATTATCTTCTTTAACAGCGCTCAGTCATGTACAATATAAGTTGCCGTTTCAAAAATTAAGTGATTTAGAGCCTTTTAAAAATTGGCTTGAATCGTGGATTGATATAAAAAAGGATGAGTCAGAATGA
- a CDS encoding molybdenum cofactor biosynthesis protein MoaE, giving the protein MKQFEIVTEPIQTEQYRDFTLNPHQGAVVVFTGHVREWTKGIRTEHLEYEAYIPMAEKKLAQIGDEINEQWPGTIVSIVHRIGPLKISDIAVLIAVSSPHRKDAYAANEYAIDRIKEIVPIWKKEIWEDGAEWIGHQRGYHEDAVERGQN; this is encoded by the coding sequence ATGAAACAGTTTGAGATTGTAACAGAACCGATACAAACAGAACAGTATCGAGACTTTACACTTAATCCGCACCAAGGAGCAGTGGTTGTATTTACAGGACATGTCAGAGAATGGACTAAAGGAATACGTACTGAACATTTAGAATATGAAGCTTATATTCCGATGGCCGAGAAGAAGCTCGCACAAATCGGTGATGAAATTAATGAACAATGGCCTGGTACAATTGTAAGTATTGTTCACCGAATCGGACCATTAAAAATTTCAGATATCGCTGTATTGATTGCGGTATCTTCTCCGCATAGAAAAGATGCATACGCAGCAAATGAGTATGCAATAGATCGTATTAAGGAAATCGTTCCCATTTGGAAAAAAGAAATTTGGGAAGATGGTGCTGAATGGATTGGCCATCAACGCGGCTACCATGAAGATGCAGTTGAAAGGGGGCAAAATTAA
- the moaD gene encoding molybdopterin converting factor subunit 1: protein MKVLYFAEIKEILQKDTDQFQIDDEMTVEAFKQYLFEKYPEIDGKKFQIALNEEFVQPHEKINQSDVVALIPPVSGG, encoded by the coding sequence ATGAAAGTCCTTTATTTTGCTGAAATCAAAGAGATTTTGCAAAAAGATACTGATCAATTTCAGATTGATGATGAAATGACTGTGGAAGCATTTAAACAATATTTATTTGAAAAATATCCAGAGATAGATGGAAAGAAATTTCAAATTGCTTTAAACGAAGAGTTTGTACAGCCTCATGAAAAAATCAACCAATCAGATGTTGTTGCTTTGATTCCACCGGTAAGTGGGGGTTAA
- the mobA gene encoding molybdenum cofactor guanylyltransferase MobA codes for MKAIILAGGQSERFGAPKAFAKIGGKMFYEQIIDVLDSMNMFNEIIISSNETLASEFKGAHVIVDDSEHKNKGPLSGIYSVMKQDFESELFFVISVDTPLITAKAISQLYQFMVEHVIEDQLDIAGFKEDERPIPTIAFYSPNCLPIIARALESDDYSMRHVYQQTASDWIDVKSVDDNTEWYKNINYPQDLESIKK; via the coding sequence GTGAAAGCTATTATATTAGCAGGAGGACAATCAGAACGTTTTGGAGCGCCTAAAGCATTTGCGAAAATAGGTGGTAAGATGTTTTATGAACAAATCATAGATGTATTAGACAGTATGAATATGTTCAATGAAATTATTATAAGTTCAAATGAAACACTTGCATCTGAATTTAAAGGCGCACATGTTATTGTAGATGATTCAGAACACAAGAATAAAGGTCCGCTTTCTGGAATTTATTCGGTTATGAAACAAGATTTTGAATCAGAATTATTTTTTGTGATTTCGGTGGATACACCGCTTATTACAGCTAAAGCAATAAGCCAATTGTATCAATTCATGGTAGAACATGTGATTGAAGATCAATTAGATATTGCCGGCTTTAAAGAAGATGAACGTCCAATTCCGACGATTGCCTTTTATAGTCCTAATTGTCTGCCGATTATTGCGCGTGCTTTAGAATCAGATGATTATAGTATGCGTCATGTTTATCAACAAACTGCATCTGACTGGATAGATGTTAAGAGTGTAGACGATAATACAGAATGGTATAAAAATATTAATTATCCCCAAGATTTAGAGAGCATAAAGAAATAA
- the moaA gene encoding GTP 3',8-cyclase MoaA has protein sequence MVKQITDKLGRPIRDLRLSVTDRCNFRCDYCMPKEIFGDDFVFLPKDELLSFSEMERIARVYTHLGVKKIRITGGEPLMRRDLYKLIAALNEIEGVEDIGLTTNGLLLKKHGQKLYDAGLRRINVSLDAIDNELFQSINNRNIKADTILEQIDYAVSIGFKVKINVVVQKGVNDDQIIPMVQYFKDKNIQVRFIEFMDVGNDNGWDFSKVVSKDEMLSMIQEEFDIEAVEPKYYGEVAKYYRHKDNGAQFGLITSVSQSFCSTCTRARLSSDGKFYGCLFSTVDGFNVKEFMRSGVSDEELQAKFEELWNIRDDRYSDERTEQTVANRKRKKINMNYIGG, from the coding sequence ATGGTAAAACAGATAACAGATAAACTAGGACGACCTATTCGCGACTTAAGATTATCTGTGACAGACCGTTGCAATTTCCGTTGTGATTATTGCATGCCGAAAGAAATATTCGGTGATGATTTTGTCTTTTTACCCAAAGATGAATTACTCAGTTTCAGTGAAATGGAACGAATCGCACGCGTATATACACACTTAGGTGTGAAAAAAATCCGTATTACAGGCGGAGAACCATTAATGCGCAGAGATTTATATAAATTAATTGCAGCCTTGAATGAAATTGAAGGTGTAGAAGATATTGGTTTAACAACAAATGGTTTGTTACTGAAAAAACACGGACAAAAATTATATGATGCAGGTCTAAGACGTATCAATGTAAGTCTAGATGCAATTGATAATGAACTGTTCCAATCAATTAATAATCGTAATATCAAAGCAGATACAATTTTAGAACAAATTGATTATGCTGTCTCAATTGGTTTTAAAGTGAAAATCAATGTTGTTGTTCAAAAAGGCGTAAACGATGACCAGATTATCCCAATGGTTCAATATTTCAAAGATAAGAACATTCAAGTCAGATTTATTGAATTCATGGATGTTGGTAATGACAATGGTTGGGATTTCAGTAAAGTTGTATCAAAAGATGAAATGCTTTCAATGATTCAAGAAGAATTTGACATTGAAGCGGTAGAACCTAAGTATTATGGGGAAGTTGCGAAGTATTATCGTCATAAAGATAATGGAGCGCAATTTGGATTGATTACAAGTGTGTCGCAATCATTCTGTTCTACTTGTACGAGAGCAAGATTATCTTCTGATGGTAAGTTTTATGGTTGCTTGTTCAGTACAGTTGATGGTTTTAATGTTAAAGAATTTATGCGTTCAGGTGTTTCAGATGAAGAACTCCAAGCGAAGTTCGAAGAATTATGGAATATCCGTGATGATCGTTATTCAGATGAACGTACAGAACAAACAGTCGCAAATAGAAAACGTAAAAAAATCAATATGAACTATATTGGTGGTTAA
- a CDS encoding ISL3 family transposase: protein MNHFISTTLGIKDKNIEFDTKVEEKEYKGKTCLFYFGKLTYVPEHCENCGFKNTEYSIIKNGMKNSRITIPKVSERQAYLNLKKQRFYCKHCCTHFTAETKIVERHCHISDNTRLAVLQKATEIRSQKSIAESCAVGASTVARMIDKAASQIAQKPFSALPEHLMMDEFKSVKHVSHNMSFIYADAVSHRIVDIVPDRRLAALKTHFYRYSLAERQRVKTVSIDMYEPYMSLINEVFPNAKIIIDRFHIVQSLNRALNMTRVSVMNTFRNNDRPLYNKYKRYWKLLLKPYEQLEMFEYNKVPLFKQWKTTKGIVDFLLDFDDKLLNTHHYVHQLRYALKENDEQLYTSTIQAITMGNIAPKLQISIRTLKNYHDMVLNTLEYSNLTNGPLEGINNKIKLIKRVSFGYRNFTNLRNRIILCTRLFSSNPKKEIKQLKAA from the coding sequence ATGAATCATTTTATATCAACTACACTGGGAATTAAAGATAAAAATATAGAATTCGATACTAAGGTTGAAGAAAAAGAGTATAAAGGAAAAACGTGTCTATTCTACTTTGGAAAATTGACGTACGTTCCTGAGCACTGTGAAAACTGCGGCTTTAAAAATACCGAGTACTCCATTATAAAAAATGGAATGAAGAATTCCCGTATTACGATACCTAAGGTATCTGAAAGACAAGCCTATTTGAACCTGAAGAAGCAGCGTTTTTACTGTAAGCACTGCTGTACGCACTTCACTGCTGAAACAAAAATAGTTGAGAGACATTGCCATATTTCGGATAATACCCGTTTAGCTGTTTTGCAGAAAGCTACCGAAATCCGTTCTCAAAAATCAATTGCTGAATCGTGTGCTGTCGGGGCTTCTACAGTTGCTCGGATGATAGATAAAGCTGCTTCTCAGATTGCTCAAAAGCCGTTCAGCGCTTTGCCTGAACATTTAATGATGGATGAATTCAAAAGTGTCAAACATGTCAGCCATAATATGAGTTTTATTTATGCTGATGCTGTGTCCCATCGTATCGTAGATATTGTTCCCGATCGCAGATTGGCAGCTCTGAAAACGCACTTTTATCGTTATTCACTAGCTGAAAGACAACGTGTGAAGACGGTATCTATCGATATGTACGAACCTTATATGTCTTTGATCAACGAAGTATTCCCTAATGCCAAAATTATTATAGACCGATTCCATATTGTACAATCATTGAATCGTGCTTTGAATATGACTCGTGTCAGTGTTATGAATACTTTCCGAAATAACGACAGACCGCTTTACAATAAATATAAGCGTTACTGGAAACTGCTTTTGAAACCTTATGAACAATTGGAGATGTTCGAATATAATAAAGTTCCTCTGTTCAAACAATGGAAAACCACCAAAGGAATTGTAGATTTCTTATTGGATTTTGATGATAAATTGTTAAACACGCATCACTATGTCCATCAGCTGCGTTACGCTTTAAAAGAAAATGATGAACAGTTATATACATCAACCATACAGGCAATAACCATGGGAAACATTGCCCCCAAACTTCAAATTTCCATCAGAACACTTAAAAATTATCATGACATGGTACTGAATACTTTGGAATATTCGAATCTGACCAACGGTCCGCTCGAAGGTATTAATAATAAGATCAAACTGATAAAAAGGGTTTCTTTCGGTTATAGAAACTTCACTAATTTGCGCAATCGTATTATTTTATGTACGAGACTTTTTTCCTCGAATCCTAAAAAAGAGATTAAGCAGCTAAAAGCTGCTTAA
- a CDS encoding transcriptional regulator, SarA/Rot family, which yields MTKAINQLITTECQLSQIKHWLKTTHQMNMEEFIILYKIHSVEKMSGKELRDSLHYEMKWNTSKIDVLIRKLYKKNLIAKQRSETDERQVFYLLDEKQHQLMSSIVKQIDFNIAA from the coding sequence ATGACAAAAGCTATAAATCAGTTAATTACTACAGAATGCCAACTCAGTCAAATCAAACATTGGTTAAAAACGACACATCAAATGAACATGGAAGAATTTATTATTTTATATAAAATTCATTCCGTTGAAAAAATGAGTGGTAAAGAATTAAGAGATTCTTTGCATTACGAAATGAAATGGAATACAAGTAAGATAGACGTACTTATTCGTAAACTTTACAAAAAAAATTTAATTGCGAAGCAACGTTCTGAAACAGATGAACGACAAGTTTTTTATTTACTAGATGAAAAGCAGCACCAATTGATGTCATCGATTGTGAAACAAATTGATTTTAATATTGCAGCATAA
- a CDS encoding MFS transporter gives MNFLVNFFVYLCMYLLIVVIAGYSKTEFHASDSLAGLVTGLFIVGSLIGRFITGKYVNAIGPKKTLLIGLIFLIITQLLYFIEGSLGFLMFTRLINGVATAVATTATGTIAAYITPPERKSEGISMFSLSLVLGTAIGPFFGLLLSSHFSIDVLFGLCLVFGIVSLILSFFINIEFETTPLSKTGGKSGFSLSQFIALDAVPIAIVILITGLTYSSILTFLKFFAEERDLVTVSSYFFIFYALTSLVTRPITGRLMDDKNENIVVYPAYIFLFATFVMLYFAHSGWLLLLAGAALGIGYGNLSSLMQAIAIKVTTPEKYGLATSTYFIGIDIGIGFGPSLLGAFTSSITYGQLYGVMAILTVITAIVYFLLHGRKVKNFVS, from the coding sequence ATGAATTTCTTAGTCAATTTCTTTGTATATCTTTGTATGTACTTATTAATCGTAGTCATAGCTGGCTACAGTAAAACAGAATTCCATGCCTCAGACAGTTTAGCAGGCTTGGTAACAGGTTTATTCATTGTCGGTTCTTTGATCGGTCGTTTTATCACAGGAAAATATGTCAATGCAATCGGCCCTAAGAAAACATTATTAATCGGCCTTATATTTTTAATTATTACACAGCTACTTTACTTTATTGAAGGCTCACTAGGCTTTTTAATGTTTACACGTTTAATTAATGGTGTGGCCACTGCAGTAGCTACAACAGCTACCGGAACAATAGCAGCTTATATCACACCTCCAGAACGAAAAAGTGAAGGTATCAGCATGTTCTCACTTAGTTTAGTGCTTGGAACAGCAATTGGTCCTTTCTTCGGCTTGTTGTTATCAAGTCATTTCTCTATAGATGTTTTATTCGGACTTTGTCTGGTTTTCGGTATTGTTTCATTGATTCTCTCATTTTTCATCAATATCGAATTTGAAACAACTCCGCTTTCTAAAACTGGTGGCAAAAGTGGATTTAGTCTCAGTCAATTTATCGCATTAGATGCAGTACCGATTGCTATTGTGATTTTAATTACTGGTTTAACTTATTCATCTATTTTGACATTCTTGAAATTCTTTGCAGAAGAGCGTGATTTAGTAACTGTTTCAAGTTATTTCTTTATTTTCTATGCTCTTACTTCGCTTGTTACACGTCCTATTACCGGTCGTTTAATGGATGACAAGAATGAAAACATAGTGGTTTATCCTGCATATATATTCTTATTTGCAACTTTTGTAATGCTCTATTTTGCACACTCTGGTTGGTTACTATTACTTGCAGGCGCCGCATTAGGTATCGGTTACGGCAACTTATCTTCATTAATGCAAGCAATTGCAATCAAAGTCACAACTCCAGAGAAATATGGTCTTGCGACTTCAACTTACTTCATTGGTATTGATATAGGTATTGGTTTCGGGCCATCTTTATTAGGTGCATTCACATCATCAATTACTTATGGTCAATTATATGGTGTGATGGCAATCTTAACAGTTATTACTGCTATCGTATACTTCCTGTTACATGGTCGAAAAGTTAAAAATTTTGTTAGTTAA
- a CDS encoding MarR family winged helix-turn-helix transcriptional regulator: protein MDVNQLFNSFTELYRPYIKRVQPILDKYDLHTAQFLVLKDIYLHEQTTLVQISKRRSIEKPSARKLLKVLIEQELLIVTQGEDKREKLLSLSDKGFQVYQEAMNEITAFQESIIDQAALNEKEINAAVQTFEKLKNIL, encoded by the coding sequence GTGGATGTCAATCAATTGTTTAATAGCTTTACAGAACTTTATAGACCCTACATCAAACGTGTTCAACCTATTTTAGATAAGTATGATTTACATACTGCCCAGTTCCTAGTTTTAAAAGATATTTACTTGCATGAACAAACAACGCTTGTTCAGATTTCAAAACGACGTTCTATTGAAAAACCCTCTGCACGTAAACTTTTAAAAGTCTTAATTGAGCAAGAATTACTTATTGTTACACAAGGAGAAGATAAAAGAGAAAAGTTACTTTCTTTATCCGATAAAGGATTCCAAGTTTATCAAGAAGCTATGAATGAGATCACAGCCTTTCAAGAAAGTATTATCGACCAAGCAGCACTTAATGAAAAAGAAATAAATGCTGCGGTTCAAACTTTTGAAAAGTTAAAAAATATATTATAA